One genomic window of Polycladomyces zharkentensis includes the following:
- a CDS encoding MbtH family protein, whose amino-acid sequence MTNPFENADGTFFVLINDEGQYSLWPAFVQVPAGWTVVYGPESRQACLDYVDSKWTDMRPKSIRSLAGIAKGE is encoded by the coding sequence ATGACAAATCCATTCGAGAATGCGGACGGCACCTTCTTTGTGCTGATCAATGACGAGGGCCAGTATTCCCTCTGGCCCGCTTTCGTTCAGGTGCCGGCCGGTTGGACCGTTGTTTATGGGCCGGAGAGTCGCCAAGCATGTCTCGACTACGTCGACTCAAAGTGGACGGACATGCGGCCGAAAAGCATTCGTTCCCTGGCGGGCATTGCTAAAGGGGAGTAA
- a CDS encoding MDR family MFS transporter — MLISPNQKVVVSMLYVTAMFMAAMDATIVNVALVTISKELRVPPSAMGTVNIGYLVSLAAFLPVSGWLGDRFGSKRVFLLAFGVFTFASAWCGIADNLTALNLFRMLQGAGGGLLTPIGMAILLRTFQPHERLIISRTLMIPIALAPAMGPILGGFLVDFVSWRWIFFVNLPVGILCLLFGSVFLKEYKDESHQRFDLPGFLLSASGFAMVMYALTQGSARGWGSPEILGLGLGGTLLLSIFVYMELRVSQPMLNVRLYSDRLFRTMGLHSLLIAAGLQGMLYVFPLMYQDAIQASALDAGLTTFPEALGLMLASQFVPWFYSRLGPKRMMTIALICAIVLYVLLSLVQKDTSPWLIRVLLFGAGFFLGNAVGVVQASAFNTISPSSMGQASTLFHVQNRLGAALGVALLASILSGIRTDTATLLAYKTALLCSTGFLLVALFFALRIRDADAAATMRKPTTLQKSKVPLTESEG, encoded by the coding sequence ATGCTGATTTCACCAAACCAAAAGGTCGTTGTCAGTATGTTATATGTGACCGCGATGTTTATGGCTGCCATGGACGCAACGATTGTAAACGTAGCATTGGTGACAATCAGTAAAGAGCTTCGGGTGCCTCCTTCGGCCATGGGAACCGTGAATATCGGATACCTGGTCAGTCTGGCAGCATTTTTGCCGGTCTCAGGCTGGCTGGGTGACCGATTCGGTTCCAAACGCGTGTTTTTGCTTGCGTTCGGTGTGTTCACATTCGCTTCTGCATGGTGCGGCATTGCGGACAATTTGACTGCACTGAACTTGTTTCGCATGCTCCAAGGTGCGGGAGGCGGATTGCTGACGCCCATTGGCATGGCAATATTATTGCGGACATTCCAACCGCATGAACGACTCATCATATCCAGAACGCTCATGATCCCCATTGCGCTGGCGCCCGCAATGGGGCCCATTCTTGGCGGATTTCTTGTGGATTTTGTATCCTGGCGTTGGATTTTCTTTGTCAATCTCCCCGTCGGCATTCTTTGCCTGCTGTTTGGCTCCGTCTTTCTGAAGGAGTACAAGGATGAAAGTCATCAGCGATTTGATTTGCCGGGATTCCTGCTTTCTGCGTCAGGCTTTGCAATGGTGATGTACGCATTAACCCAAGGGTCGGCAAGAGGGTGGGGCTCCCCGGAAATTTTGGGACTGGGTCTGGGAGGAACGCTGTTACTTTCTATCTTTGTCTATATGGAGTTGCGTGTCAGTCAACCGATGCTGAATGTACGGTTGTATTCTGATCGATTGTTCCGAACGATGGGGTTGCATTCGCTGCTCATCGCTGCGGGCTTACAGGGAATGTTATATGTGTTTCCGCTCATGTATCAGGATGCCATTCAGGCATCAGCGCTGGATGCCGGACTCACAACTTTTCCCGAAGCGCTCGGCTTGATGCTTGCATCCCAGTTCGTCCCATGGTTCTACTCAAGGCTGGGGCCGAAGCGAATGATGACAATCGCTTTGATATGTGCCATTGTGCTGTATGTGCTGTTAAGCTTGGTTCAAAAAGATACGAGTCCATGGCTGATCAGGGTTCTGTTGTTTGGTGCCGGTTTTTTCCTGGGAAATGCGGTTGGCGTGGTACAGGCTTCAGCTTTTAACACGATTTCACCATCTTCCATGGGACAGGCATCGACTTTGTTTCATGTTCAGAACCGGTTGGGGGCCGCACTTGGTGTGGCTTTGCTGGCCAGCATACTTTCCGGCATCCGTACTGACACTGCCACACTGTTGGCGTATAAAACCGCGCTGTTGTGTTCCACAGGCTTCCTGTTGGTTGCCTTGTTCTTCGCGCTCCGCATTCGGGATGCCGATGCAGCTGCAACGATGCGCAAACCAACAACTTTGCAGAAATCAAAGGTTCCACTTACGGAGAGTGAAGGATGA